A single window of Syntrophus aciditrophicus SB DNA harbors:
- a CDS encoding HD domain-containing phosphohydrolase — protein sequence MEKILLVDDEQFVLDGLKRQLRRKYAIHTADGGEKGLQLIQSDGPFAVVVSDMRMPEMNGIEFLTQVRRVAPDSIRIMLTGYADQKTAINAINEGAIFRFLTKPCSLENLTVALDAALDQYRLITAEKELLEKTLKGSIKVLVDILSLSAPAAFSQATRLRKYAAQIVARLEFPDSWQYEIAALLSSIGFVNIPPETITKHLIGEKLTGREQEMIDAVPETAGMLLANIPRLSAVALMINRQNTPCSEPTAFKNGDFHEAVRIGANLLKVLTDFDILLIRNYEPEEAIRIMSERIGLYDRTLLNMLAILDLPRRDQGVRNIRIDDLREGMIIDADIRNTHGILVVPKGYEVNESTCQRLKNFLIRQTGAETVRVLMPVYAEEESQ from the coding sequence ATGGAAAAAATTCTGTTGGTGGATGATGAACAATTTGTACTGGATGGATTGAAGCGCCAGCTTCGCAGGAAGTATGCTATCCACACGGCGGACGGTGGGGAAAAGGGTCTGCAGCTGATTCAGTCGGACGGTCCCTTTGCTGTGGTTGTATCAGACATGCGCATGCCGGAAATGAATGGAATTGAATTTCTGACCCAGGTCCGCCGTGTCGCTCCGGATAGCATCCGCATCATGCTTACCGGGTACGCGGACCAGAAGACCGCCATCAATGCCATCAACGAGGGGGCAATTTTCCGCTTCCTCACTAAACCCTGCTCCCTGGAAAATTTAACGGTTGCTCTCGACGCGGCACTGGATCAGTATCGTCTGATTACGGCAGAAAAGGAACTGCTTGAAAAAACACTCAAAGGCAGCATCAAGGTCCTTGTAGACATTCTGTCCCTGTCCGCCCCCGCCGCTTTCAGCCAAGCCACGCGCCTGAGGAAATACGCAGCCCAGATCGTCGCCAGGCTGGAGTTTCCCGACTCGTGGCAGTACGAAATCGCCGCGTTGCTGTCTTCCATCGGATTTGTCAATATCCCGCCCGAAACAATCACGAAACATCTTATCGGGGAGAAGCTGACGGGTCGTGAACAGGAAATGATCGACGCCGTACCTGAAACGGCGGGAATGCTGCTGGCCAACATCCCCCGCCTGTCTGCGGTCGCATTGATGATCAACCGGCAGAACACCCCCTGTTCCGAGCCCACGGCTTTCAAAAACGGCGATTTCCACGAAGCTGTTCGCATCGGGGCAAATCTTCTCAAGGTGCTTACGGACTTTGACATCCTCCTGATCCGAAATTATGAGCCGGAAGAAGCCATCAGGATCATGTCAGAACGGATCGGCCTTTATGATCGCACCCTGCTGAATATGCTTGCCATTCTGGATTTACCCCGGAGAGATCAGGGAGTCCGCAACATCCGGATCGATGACCTCCGCGAGGGCATGATCATCGATGCGGACATTCGGAATACACATGGGATATTGGTTGTCCCTAAAGGATATGAAGTCAACGAATCTACATGCCAGCGTCTCAAGAATTTTCTTATCCGCCAGACGGGAGCGGAAACCGTCCGTGTCCTGATGCCCGTTTACGCAGAAGAAGAGAGTCAATAA
- a CDS encoding UDP-2,3-diacylglucosamine diphosphatase, with translation MKAVFIADAHLKNSCDLNYRKMLNFLSLLIHPSDVNSPLKRESAARRRIPVDDLYIGGDFFDFWFCRGEMVYPEFLPVILALIAVRDRGVRVHFAEGNHDFFLSDYFTRILGMEVFTDWTTLMLDDCKVLFSHGDTVDRSNVQYLRLRKLLRSRLIYQLQRRLPLSWLWKIAAACSATSKGQSRPSEEKLSGILHAFSAAKIQGEIDAVILGHCHQPILKEFQIRGRRKYTITLGDWIRHFSYLYYEDGIFRFHCFKGEKSARCGT, from the coding sequence ATGAAAGCGGTATTTATCGCCGATGCGCATCTGAAGAACAGCTGTGATCTGAATTATCGGAAAATGCTGAATTTTCTTTCGCTGCTCATTCATCCTTCCGATGTCAATTCGCCCTTGAAGAGGGAATCTGCGGCTCGCCGGCGGATTCCCGTGGATGATCTTTATATCGGGGGAGATTTTTTCGATTTCTGGTTTTGCCGGGGCGAAATGGTTTATCCGGAATTTCTGCCGGTTATCCTGGCATTGATCGCTGTCAGGGATAGGGGGGTCCGCGTTCATTTTGCGGAAGGCAATCATGATTTCTTCCTTTCCGATTACTTCACCCGGATACTGGGGATGGAGGTTTTTACCGACTGGACGACGCTCATGCTGGATGACTGTAAAGTCCTTTTTTCCCACGGCGATACGGTGGACAGGAGTAATGTTCAATATCTGAGGCTTCGAAAACTTTTGAGGAGCCGCTTGATCTATCAGCTCCAGCGCCGCCTTCCTCTTTCCTGGTTGTGGAAGATTGCCGCTGCCTGTTCAGCCACGAGCAAGGGCCAATCCCGGCCTTCCGAAGAAAAACTTTCCGGAATACTGCATGCTTTTTCTGCAGCGAAGATACAGGGAGAGATTGACGCTGTGATCCTGGGGCATTGCCACCAACCGATTCTGAAAGAATTTCAAATCAGGGGGCGGAGAAAATATACCATCACTCTGGGGGACTGGATCCGGCATTTTTCCTATCTCTATTATGAAGATGGAATTTTCAGGTTTCATTGTTTCAAAGGTGAAAAAAGCGCGCGTTGCGGAACCTAA
- the nuoF gene encoding NADH-quinone oxidoreductase subunit NuoF, protein MITVQDIENVIAARGNAREHLMAILRDLENLSGRNVLDVSVLNTLAMKMDLPQSAISGFTSFYTMFSTEPRAKFIIRVCKSGPCHVMGARTIFDVIENHLGIRAGETTADGLFHLEECECLGLCSAAPAMMVNYDMHGNLSESNIKEILDSYSAREPAFKAEYGPGIEGRAVIINNSQQTRRLLENVGKVDPASIESYLQNGGYEAARKAFAEYSPEQVIGIVKDSGLRGRGGAGFPVGVKWSFVPKGEMQKYVICNADEGEPGTFKDRVLMEENPQQLIEGMLLCGYAIGATLGYIYVRGEYRRSIERLQSAIDQARAKGFLGKKIFGSNFDFDIFVKEGGGAYVCGEETSLINSMEGKRGYPRVRPPFPAAAGFMGMPSNVNNVETLSSIPMIVARGADWFKSVGTATCAGTKLYCLSGKVNQTGLVELPMGATLRQMIDTFGGGMKSGSSFKFAQVGGAAGGILGADLMDLPLDIDSTIKAGVTLGSGVVLVCDQETCAVDFLLNVLNFFEHESCGQCIPCKLGTSQLHYVAQKFAMREAEEKDIQLMIDTAKMMKLASLCALGQSPILPIETMIRNFREEFVKHCDPDYECPQCDASLQAYYL, encoded by the coding sequence ATGATTACAGTACAGGATATCGAAAATGTAATTGCGGCAAGAGGCAATGCCCGCGAGCATCTCATGGCAATACTCCGAGATCTGGAAAACCTTTCCGGCCGGAATGTGCTGGATGTTTCCGTTCTGAACACACTGGCCATGAAGATGGATCTGCCGCAAAGCGCCATTTCGGGATTCACCAGTTTCTACACGATGTTCAGCACTGAACCCCGCGCCAAATTTATTATCCGGGTCTGCAAATCGGGACCCTGTCATGTCATGGGAGCCCGTACAATCTTTGATGTCATTGAAAATCATCTGGGCATCAGGGCGGGAGAAACCACCGCGGACGGCCTTTTCCATCTTGAAGAGTGTGAATGTCTCGGGCTCTGTTCTGCAGCTCCGGCCATGATGGTCAATTATGATATGCATGGAAACCTGTCGGAAAGCAATATCAAGGAAATCCTGGACAGTTACTCGGCCAGGGAACCCGCCTTTAAGGCGGAATACGGCCCCGGGATTGAAGGTCGGGCGGTTATCATCAACAACAGCCAGCAGACCAGACGCCTTCTGGAAAACGTCGGCAAGGTGGATCCCGCCAGCATCGAAAGCTATCTCCAGAACGGCGGTTACGAAGCGGCCCGCAAGGCTTTTGCCGAATACTCACCCGAGCAGGTCATCGGCATCGTCAAGGATTCCGGCCTCAGAGGCCGCGGCGGCGCCGGGTTCCCCGTAGGAGTGAAATGGTCCTTTGTCCCGAAAGGAGAGATGCAGAAATACGTGATCTGCAACGCCGACGAAGGCGAACCGGGAACATTCAAGGACCGCGTTCTGATGGAAGAAAATCCCCAGCAGTTAATCGAGGGCATGCTTCTGTGCGGGTATGCCATCGGCGCGACGCTGGGCTACATTTACGTAAGAGGTGAATACCGGCGCTCCATCGAACGTCTGCAGTCAGCCATCGACCAGGCCCGGGCAAAAGGGTTCCTCGGGAAAAAGATCTTCGGTTCGAACTTCGATTTCGACATCTTTGTCAAGGAAGGCGGCGGAGCTTATGTGTGCGGCGAGGAAACCTCCCTGATCAACTCCATGGAAGGGAAAAGGGGCTATCCGCGCGTGCGTCCCCCATTCCCAGCGGCCGCCGGATTCATGGGAATGCCCTCCAACGTGAACAACGTCGAAACCCTCTCCTCCATTCCAATGATCGTCGCCAGAGGCGCCGACTGGTTTAAATCTGTAGGGACGGCAACCTGTGCCGGAACAAAATTGTATTGCCTCTCCGGCAAGGTCAACCAGACGGGCCTTGTGGAACTCCCCATGGGCGCGACTCTGCGGCAGATGATCGATACCTTCGGCGGCGGCATGAAGAGTGGTTCGTCCTTCAAATTCGCCCAGGTTGGCGGGGCAGCCGGCGGCATCCTGGGTGCGGATCTGATGGATCTCCCTCTGGATATCGATTCCACCATCAAGGCAGGGGTCACCCTCGGCTCCGGCGTCGTTCTGGTCTGTGATCAGGAAACCTGCGCCGTCGACTTCCTGCTCAATGTACTGAACTTCTTTGAACATGAATCCTGCGGCCAGTGCATTCCCTGCAAACTGGGCACTTCCCAGCTCCACTATGTGGCCCAGAAATTCGCTATGAGAGAGGCCGAAGAAAAAGACATCCAATTGATGATCGACACCGCAAAGATGATGAAACTGGCTTCATTGTGCGCCCTCGGTCAGTCTCCGATTCTGCCTATTGAAACGATGATCCGTAATTTCCGGGAAGAATTCGTCAAACACTGTGATCCTGATTACGAATGTCCCCAGTGCGATGCGTCTCTGCAAGCCTATTATTTATAA
- the hydF gene encoding [FeFe] hydrogenase H-cluster maturation GTPase HydF, translated as MDATPKGNRLHIALLGRTNVGKSSILNMITGQDIAITSPVAGTTTDVVEKAMELLPLGPVLFLDTAGLDDVSKLSSLRLKKTEKIFDRADVAILVTEPDFWGTYEEEVLAEMNRRKTPVIVAINKIDLHRPSGQFLRDVQAKTLHIIPVSTIDAQKRDSFLDILKRQLLEIVPNDFVQPPPLVGDLMPPGGLAVLVVPIDLQAPKGRLILPQVQTIRDALDNDAAVVIVKDRELPATLSLLKRTPDVVVCDSQAVLKVSADVSPEIPLTTFSILFARQKGDLVTAAEGAAHIEALQSGDRVLIAEACSHHPLQDDIGRVKIPRWLKQYVGGDIQTDVSAGRNYPDNLQDYKLIIHCGACMLTRREMLSRMQQAREAGVPITNYGLAISFTQGIVRRTLSPFPSALLAFDRKMKEHQLQ; from the coding sequence ATGGATGCCACACCTAAGGGAAACCGCCTGCACATAGCCCTCCTGGGGCGCACCAACGTCGGTAAATCCAGCATCTTGAACATGATTACCGGTCAGGATATCGCCATTACTTCTCCTGTGGCGGGAACCACGACGGATGTCGTGGAAAAGGCCATGGAACTTCTGCCCCTGGGACCCGTTCTCTTTCTCGATACGGCGGGACTGGATGACGTCTCGAAACTTTCCTCACTGCGACTGAAAAAAACGGAGAAGATTTTTGACCGTGCGGATGTCGCCATTCTGGTCACGGAGCCAGACTTCTGGGGAACTTATGAAGAAGAAGTCCTGGCTGAAATGAACAGACGGAAGACCCCCGTCATCGTGGCTATCAACAAAATCGATCTCCATCGTCCATCAGGACAATTCCTTCGCGACGTGCAGGCAAAAACGCTTCACATCATACCCGTATCCACTATCGATGCCCAAAAGCGCGATTCCTTTCTGGACATCCTGAAGCGGCAGCTTCTGGAAATCGTCCCCAACGATTTCGTGCAGCCTCCGCCCCTGGTGGGAGATCTTATGCCTCCCGGAGGGCTTGCCGTTCTGGTTGTTCCCATTGATTTGCAGGCACCGAAAGGCCGTCTGATCCTTCCCCAGGTTCAGACGATCCGCGATGCGCTGGACAACGACGCAGCCGTCGTTATCGTCAAGGATAGAGAACTGCCGGCCACCCTGTCCCTGCTGAAACGGACGCCGGATGTCGTTGTCTGCGATTCTCAGGCTGTTCTCAAGGTTTCCGCCGATGTGTCCCCGGAAATCCCCCTGACCACCTTTTCCATCCTTTTCGCACGCCAGAAAGGGGATCTCGTCACGGCAGCCGAGGGGGCTGCGCACATTGAAGCCCTGCAATCCGGGGATCGGGTGCTCATTGCCGAGGCCTGTTCCCATCACCCTCTGCAGGATGACATCGGTCGGGTAAAGATCCCCCGCTGGCTGAAGCAGTATGTGGGAGGAGACATTCAAACGGACGTTTCCGCAGGAAGGAATTATCCGGATAACCTCCAGGATTACAAACTGATCATCCACTGCGGCGCCTGCATGCTGACTCGGCGGGAAATGCTCAGCCGGATGCAGCAGGCCCGGGAAGCCGGTGTCCCGATCACCAACTATGGTCTGGCGATTTCCTTCACCCAAGGCATTGTTCGCCGGACCCTCTCCCCCTTTCCTTCCGCTCTTCTCGCCTTCGACCGGAAGATGAAAGAGCATCAGTTGCAGTAA
- a CDS encoding NADH-dependent [FeFe] hydrogenase, group A6, whose amino-acid sequence MSSINLTVNNIDVEVEAGATLYQAAQKAGVNIPTLCAWFDKDHTPGACRVCVVEVEGMPSLAASCAYPAQNGMKVFTNSDKVRQARKMIVELILASHPQECNFCVRNGNCELQKVAEMVGVKNIRYDSEEFDRDRELDTSSPAIVRDSSKCINCRRCVTVCESIQTVAALSPMNRGYESTVSPAFNLPLNETNCVNCGQCVMACPVGALYEKDQVDEVWKALQDPTRHVVVQEAPAIRAALGEEFGMPPGSLVTGKMIAALRRLGFDKVFDTNFTADLTIIEEGNELLKRVKEGGTLPMITSCSPGWIKFCEHFYPDLLGHLSTCKSPQQMFGALAKTYYAQVSGIDPANIFSVSIMPCTAKKYEAQRPEMKSSGYQDVDVVLTTRELARMIKEAGIDFVNLPDEKYDDPMGEYTGAATIFGATGGVMEAALRTVYAVVTGEELSDLNIMPVRGLEGVKAAAVPVGALGDVKVAVAHGLGNARKLLDEIRAGKSEYAFIEVMCCPGGCVAGGGEPIPTTDEIRMLRAGALYRDDGEVQQYRQSHQSPPVKAVYEKFLKEPLGHKSHELLHTHYVQRGQSLPHLDASPAGEKETVEAMCEKD is encoded by the coding sequence ATGTCTTCAATAAACCTGACGGTAAACAATATCGATGTAGAAGTAGAAGCCGGCGCCACCCTGTATCAGGCGGCACAGAAGGCAGGCGTCAACATTCCCACGCTTTGCGCCTGGTTCGACAAGGATCACACCCCGGGAGCCTGCAGGGTCTGCGTGGTCGAAGTGGAAGGCATGCCGAGCCTGGCCGCGTCCTGTGCCTATCCCGCGCAGAACGGCATGAAGGTTTTTACCAATTCGGACAAAGTTCGACAGGCACGAAAAATGATTGTCGAACTGATCCTGGCCAGCCATCCTCAGGAGTGCAATTTCTGTGTCCGTAACGGAAACTGTGAGCTGCAGAAAGTCGCTGAAATGGTCGGCGTCAAGAATATCCGTTACGATTCGGAAGAATTCGACAGAGACCGCGAACTGGACACTTCCAGCCCGGCGATCGTGCGCGACAGCAGCAAATGCATCAACTGCCGCCGGTGCGTCACCGTCTGCGAATCCATTCAGACCGTGGCCGCTCTGAGCCCCATGAACCGTGGTTATGAATCCACGGTTTCTCCTGCTTTCAATCTGCCTCTGAACGAAACCAACTGCGTCAATTGCGGTCAGTGTGTCATGGCCTGCCCGGTGGGCGCGCTTTATGAGAAGGATCAGGTGGACGAAGTATGGAAAGCCCTTCAGGATCCGACCAGGCATGTCGTCGTCCAGGAAGCGCCGGCCATCCGCGCCGCCCTGGGTGAGGAATTTGGAATGCCTCCCGGCTCCCTGGTCACCGGGAAAATGATCGCCGCACTCCGTCGCCTGGGATTCGACAAGGTTTTTGATACTAACTTTACCGCCGACCTCACCATCATCGAGGAGGGGAACGAGCTCCTGAAGCGGGTCAAGGAAGGAGGCACCCTTCCCATGATCACTTCCTGCAGCCCCGGCTGGATCAAGTTCTGCGAACACTTCTATCCGGATCTTCTGGGACATCTGTCCACCTGCAAATCACCCCAGCAGATGTTCGGCGCCCTGGCAAAAACCTATTATGCCCAGGTTTCCGGAATCGATCCCGCAAACATTTTCTCCGTGTCCATCATGCCCTGCACGGCCAAGAAATACGAGGCACAGAGGCCGGAGATGAAGAGCAGCGGATATCAGGATGTGGACGTCGTGCTGACGACTCGCGAGCTGGCCCGGATGATCAAGGAGGCCGGCATCGATTTCGTCAATCTGCCCGATGAAAAATATGACGATCCCATGGGCGAATACACCGGCGCGGCCACGATATTCGGCGCGACAGGCGGCGTGATGGAAGCCGCACTGCGCACCGTTTACGCCGTCGTTACCGGAGAAGAGCTCAGCGATCTGAATATTATGCCTGTCCGCGGTCTTGAAGGAGTCAAGGCGGCAGCCGTTCCCGTCGGCGCCCTGGGTGACGTCAAGGTCGCCGTCGCTCACGGACTGGGAAATGCCCGCAAGCTCCTCGATGAAATAAGGGCCGGCAAGTCGGAATATGCCTTCATCGAAGTCATGTGCTGTCCTGGCGGCTGCGTTGCCGGCGGCGGTGAGCCCATCCCGACGACGGATGAAATCCGCATGTTGCGGGCGGGAGCCCTCTATCGGGATGACGGTGAAGTGCAGCAATACCGTCAGTCCCATCAGAGCCCTCCCGTCAAGGCGGTTTACGAGAAATTCCTCAAGGAACCGCTGGGACACAAATCCCATGAGCTCCTGCACACCCATTATGTCCAGCGGGGTCAGTCGTTGCCGCATCTGGACGCATCGCCGGCCGGTGAAAAGGAAACCGTTGAGGCGATGTGTGAAAAGGACTGA
- a CDS encoding DUF554 domain-containing protein encodes MTGTFANTGAIIAGSLVGLVLGKRLHERFKTIVMQAIGLAVILLGLQMAFTAKDVLIVTACLLAGGITGELLKIEQRVEALGEWLKTRFRSTSSTFVQGFVSASLLYVTGAMAIVGSIQDGTIGDARTLYFKSLLDGISAIAFSATLGIGVLFSALSVFVFQGSITLLASSLLFLQKPAILTAITATGGVIIMAIGTNILEMTRIRIGNFIPALFYAVLWAYFFIS; translated from the coding sequence GTGACAGGAACCTTTGCAAACACGGGGGCCATAATTGCCGGTAGTCTGGTGGGGTTAGTTCTCGGTAAACGGCTTCACGAACGATTCAAGACGATCGTCATGCAGGCGATCGGCCTCGCCGTGATTCTCCTCGGCCTGCAAATGGCCTTCACGGCAAAGGATGTTCTGATTGTCACCGCCTGCCTGCTTGCAGGAGGGATCACGGGAGAACTTCTCAAGATCGAGCAGAGGGTCGAAGCTCTGGGGGAATGGCTGAAAACCCGTTTCCGTTCCACATCCTCAACTTTTGTTCAGGGCTTTGTATCCGCTTCCCTTCTCTATGTAACCGGCGCCATGGCTATTGTCGGCTCTATACAGGATGGTACGATCGGAGATGCGAGAACGCTGTACTTCAAATCCCTTCTCGATGGCATTTCCGCCATCGCCTTCTCAGCCACCCTGGGTATCGGAGTCCTCTTTTCCGCTCTTTCCGTCTTCGTTTTCCAGGGAAGCATAACCCTGCTCGCCTCATCGCTTCTCTTTCTGCAGAAACCCGCAATTCTGACTGCCATTACAGCCACCGGGGGGGTGATCATCATGGCCATCGGTACCAACATCCTGGAGATGACCAGAATCCGCATCGGCAACTTTATTCCCGCCCTGTTCTACGCCGTTTTGTGGGCGTACTTTTTTATCTCTTAG
- a CDS encoding PAS domain-containing sensor histidine kinase: MSDIPNKPSFELEAELFMQNSRGWETIFDTLSELTLVTDAGKRVVRCNRAVIVRLGMSYRKIIGQPINVLFFGSELPEVDPFAEGVREVHIPGISGDFLITSNPIGGGLLPQGMVHVMMDITERKRAEEMVRERESIYRILAEHSYAGVYVVQDGRFRFINSNAASYGGYTRTELLGRSTDILVHPRDKEEENKNAGDMLKGKRTTPYEFRIVTKDGEIRWIMETVTSITYEGKPAILGNSMDITEKRQREMHDFQSQKLESVGLLAAGIAHEINTPIQFVGDNIHFMNDAFQDIFPLLALHDDFKSLDTANPAECAALRNRILEKADAMDLDYLREEIPHAIEQALDGIQRMSHIVQAMREFSHPGGAEKTNFDLNKAIESTIILTRNEWKYTTELTTSLAQDLPPVRGYPADLNQVILNLLINAAHAIQARLQNEPDVKGEIEVSTHRTGDKVEVCIRDTGTGIPPEIQSKIFDPFFTTKEVGKGTGQGLAIARNIIVRKHGGRIYFESQVGKGTTFHIRLPLEGY; this comes from the coding sequence ATGTCTGATATTCCGAACAAGCCTTCCTTTGAACTGGAAGCGGAACTCTTCATGCAGAATTCCAGGGGATGGGAAACGATATTTGACACCCTCTCGGAGCTGACTTTAGTCACGGATGCCGGAAAAAGAGTGGTTCGCTGCAACCGTGCCGTCATCGTCCGGCTGGGCATGTCCTATCGGAAGATTATCGGGCAACCCATTAATGTCCTTTTCTTCGGCAGCGAACTCCCTGAAGTCGATCCTTTTGCCGAAGGTGTCCGTGAAGTCCACATCCCTGGAATTTCTGGAGATTTTCTCATCACCAGCAATCCCATCGGCGGAGGCTTGCTCCCCCAGGGAATGGTCCACGTTATGATGGATATCACCGAGAGGAAAAGAGCGGAAGAGATGGTCAGGGAACGGGAATCGATCTATCGTATCCTTGCCGAACATTCCTACGCCGGGGTTTATGTGGTTCAGGACGGCAGATTTCGTTTCATCAACAGCAACGCCGCATCCTATGGGGGCTACACCCGGACAGAGCTGCTGGGCCGGAGCACGGACATACTGGTTCATCCCCGGGACAAGGAAGAGGAAAATAAAAATGCCGGGGACATGCTGAAAGGCAAGAGAACGACCCCTTACGAGTTCAGGATCGTGACCAAGGATGGTGAGATACGGTGGATTATGGAAACCGTCACCTCTATCACATATGAAGGAAAGCCGGCAATCCTGGGAAATTCCATGGATATCACGGAAAAGCGACAGAGGGAGATGCATGATTTTCAATCCCAGAAGCTGGAATCGGTGGGTCTGCTGGCGGCGGGAATCGCCCACGAGATCAATACCCCCATTCAGTTTGTCGGCGACAACATTCATTTTATGAACGACGCCTTCCAGGATATTTTCCCCCTCCTTGCACTGCATGATGATTTTAAAAGCCTGGATACGGCGAATCCTGCCGAGTGTGCCGCCCTGCGAAACCGGATTCTTGAAAAAGCGGATGCCATGGATCTGGATTATCTCCGGGAGGAAATCCCCCATGCCATTGAACAGGCACTCGACGGGATTCAGCGGATGAGCCATATCGTCCAGGCTATGCGAGAGTTCTCCCATCCCGGAGGAGCGGAAAAGACGAATTTTGACCTCAACAAGGCTATCGAATCCACGATCATTTTAACTCGAAACGAATGGAAATATACCACGGAACTGACGACTTCGCTCGCCCAGGATCTGCCCCCGGTAAGAGGATATCCCGCAGACTTGAATCAGGTAATCCTGAACCTGCTCATCAATGCGGCTCACGCCATCCAGGCCAGATTGCAGAATGAGCCGGACGTAAAAGGTGAAATCGAAGTGTCAACGCACAGAACCGGCGATAAAGTGGAGGTCTGCATCCGCGACACGGGGACAGGGATTCCCCCTGAGATCCAGTCGAAAATCTTCGACCCGTTTTTTACGACCAAGGAGGTGGGAAAGGGTACGGGACAGGGGCTGGCCATCGCCCGTAATATCATCGTGCGCAAACACGGCGGCCGGATCTATTTTGAATCACAGGTCGGAAAGGGAACCACGTTCCATATTCGCCTCCCCCTGGAAGGATATTAA
- a CDS encoding DUF488 domain-containing protein, producing the protein MKIFIKRVYDQPNPKDGLRILVDRLWPRGISKEEAKIDVWLKSTAPSNELRKWFQHDVKKWPEFKKRYFAELEADTEAVNELLSYVKKSEVTLLFAAKESDHNNAVALKEYINSILSK; encoded by the coding sequence ATGAAAATATTTATCAAACGCGTTTATGATCAGCCAAATCCGAAAGATGGTTTGAGGATATTGGTAGATAGGCTTTGGCCGAGAGGGATCTCGAAAGAGGAAGCAAAGATCGATGTCTGGCTCAAATCTACAGCGCCTTCCAATGAGCTTCGTAAATGGTTTCAGCATGATGTTAAAAAGTGGCCGGAGTTCAAGAAAAGGTATTTCGCTGAACTTGAGGCTGACACGGAAGCCGTAAATGAGCTGCTGAGTTATGTCAAAAAGAGCGAAGTAACTCTTCTATTTGCGGCCAAAGAATCAGATCATAATAATGCAGTGGCTTTGAAAGAATATATAAACTCAATTTTGTCGAAGTAG
- a CDS encoding pyruvoyl-dependent arginine decarboxylase yields MNSLVPKKIFFTKGVGTHKEELHSFELALRDAGIEKCNLVQVSSILPPGCKVISQGMGLKELKAGSITYCVLSRCSSNEPRRLLAASIGCAIPTDRNAYGYISEYHAFGQTERQAGDHAEDLAAAMLASTLGIDFNIDESWDEKKEIFKISGKIVSTRNITQSSIVKNGGHTTVIAVAVFLF; encoded by the coding sequence TTGAACAGCCTTGTCCCGAAAAAAATATTTTTTACCAAAGGTGTGGGGACCCACAAGGAAGAACTGCACTCATTTGAACTGGCTCTTCGGGATGCCGGAATTGAAAAGTGCAATCTGGTTCAGGTGTCCAGCATATTGCCGCCCGGCTGTAAGGTCATTTCCCAGGGGATGGGGCTGAAGGAACTGAAGGCCGGGTCCATTACCTATTGCGTCTTGAGTCGATGCAGCAGCAATGAGCCGAGGCGTTTGCTGGCGGCTTCCATTGGCTGTGCAATTCCGACCGACAGGAATGCCTATGGATATATCAGTGAATATCACGCTTTCGGTCAAACGGAACGCCAGGCAGGCGATCATGCGGAGGACCTTGCCGCGGCCATGCTGGCTTCCACCCTCGGGATTGATTTCAATATTGACGAAAGCTGGGATGAAAAAAAGGAGATTTTCAAAATCAGCGGAAAGATCGTCAGTACGAGAAACATTACCCAGTCCAGTATTGTAAAGAATGGAGGACACACGACCGTCATCGCCGTAGCCGTCTTTCTGTTTTAA